A genomic window from Panthera tigris isolate Pti1 chromosome B4, P.tigris_Pti1_mat1.1, whole genome shotgun sequence includes:
- the LOC102963939 gene encoding calmodulin-like → MGRAESLPPPFAPNAEKEGGSIPWQDCHGSSALTQTQPPVPAAGPRLRREPFEPSGSRLGSSVTGVRDMAEQLSEEQVAEFKGAFSRFDEDGDGKINVQELGAVMQALGENPSEAELKQLIARVDTDGDGHISFDEFLAEMAKIMKSSGSEAEMREVFRAFDLDGDGHISVNELKQAMAKLGENPSQEELDAMIQGADVDRDGQVNYEEFVRILSQK, encoded by the coding sequence ATGGGGAGGGCGGAgagccttcctcctccctttgcccCGAATGCAGAAAAGGAGGGGGGTTCCATCCCATGGCAAGACTGCCACGGGAGCTCTGCCCTCACACAGACACAGCCTCCCGTCCCAGCCGCCGGTCCCCGTCTCCGACGTGAGCCCTTTGAGCCAAGTGGCAGCCGGCTGGGAAGCTCTGTGACAGGTGTACGTGACATGGCAGAGCAGCTGTCTGAAGAACAGGTGGCCGAGTTCAAGGGGGCCTTCTCCAGGTTTGACGAGGACGGGGATGGAAAGATCAACGTCCAGGAGCTGGGAGCCGTGATGCAGGCCCTGGGCGAGAACCCGTCGGAAGCCGAGCTGAAGCAGCTCATCGCCCGGGTGGACACCGATGGCGACGGCCACATCAGCTTCGACGAGTTCCTGGCAGAGATGGCCAAGATCATGAAGTCCTCGGGCAGCGAGGCGGAGATGCGGGAAGTCTTCCGTGCCTTCGACCTGGACGGCGACGGCCACATCAGCGTCAACGAGCTCAAGCAGGCCATGGCCAAGCTGGGCGAGAATCCTTCCCAGGAGGAGCTGGACGCCATGATCCAGGGCGCCGACGTGGACCGGGACGGGCAGGTGAACTACGAGGAGTTCGTGCGCATCCTCTCTCAGAAGTGA